In Ananas comosus cultivar F153 linkage group 10, ASM154086v1, whole genome shotgun sequence, the sequence tccctccaaaagccatAACAGTCTAATataaaagggtaaaaatataaaaaattatccagaattaagtttttaacctatgattaactaaattttttctaacgaattctaacggcagagacatatttgaaagtatcaggacttttgcaggacAACATATGAAGTTggactttgtagggatatatttatcattcactatgtttacaaGGACCTGAATGAAATTAACTCAAAAAAAACTATGAGAATTAATGGTGTAAAAGCTAAATCTGTGGTTTGGAAGGAACTTGAATGGATAAATTGCTGCAGTGGTCCTCAACATGTTGTTGTAGTTTCAATTTGCTTGCAAAATTTCCAGTTTCGGACGCGGAAACTCTATTTCCTCGCACAATTTTAGCGTTTCTacttcgatttttttttctttcctattcAAATAAACGACGATTGTCGCGCAAGCGCTGTATAATACTTCATCAAACAGTACTACACCTTATAGGGGGGCCAAAAAAGCCCTGAATCTCTCTTTGGTGTGTCTAAAAGTACCTTTTCTCGTAGTATTCAATTACTTGACATGGAAAGAACTATACAGCTGGTAGTGGGGGCGACAGGCTAAATGGACTTCTGAGgaccaaaaagtaaaaaaaaaaaaaaaaaaaaaaaatctcatccTGAAGCTTTAGCTTTTGCTGGTGTTAAATAATGCTAATTAATCATTATTCTCCAAAAGGTTAAGCAATAGAGAATAGTGTTCTTAATTTATGTATTTAATACTCTTATTAGAAATGTGAGATCTGAagtaatcttatatataagatataatagcgCTAAAACTTTTAAACCGGTTATAACACTTTTGGCGGTGGCTAGATCCaaaaggttaaaagagttaagtgtGTTAAGGCTAGAATAGTATTAAAATGAATGACCCTTTGAAAAGTGGGGCATCACAGTTGGTTTCAAAGCTAATTACTAGTTAGAGGTATGAGACGGGTCTCAGCTGAGCCAGGTTATATAGCGGGGAGAGCAAAGCTTTCATGCTGATGATTGTTGTGGATAGAGCGCGGTTCTTTCATAAGGTCGGTTAAGACTAGCGAGACgatcgcctgatacttgtgagtatGAGCCTGATGAGAATGCCAAGATTTAAAGGGGGTGAGAATGTGAGACCCTGGATAGTcttctatataaaatatagtatagctaaaactcttaactcgGCTATAGCAGTTTGGTGGTTGCTagacccaagagattaagagagttaagagTGCTAGGATTAGAGTAGTTGTAGAATGGGTGACCGCCCTAGGAAGTGGGACGTCACAAGAACCTCTTATTctgatactatattatataatacgaAATAATCAttgttctaaaaaaaaaacttaagatgTTGGACGACGGTGTTCTTAACTTACATATTTATAAGTTGCTGAAGGAGTTATTATGAGTAGTGTTCcatcaaataatttttgttaGCATTACTTCTGTGGCAGCTCCACTAAGCAGATGTACTCTTAAGCAGTCTGCCCTAGACGGGATATTACTGCCACAGGATATAATGTTGTTCGATGAAATATTGTTTGAGTACCCTTTCGAAAGTAGCTTCTCTTAGCGGCAGAATTAGGAATTTCAATTTGGAGCTTCTGATTTTGGGGCTGACCAGTTATCTTATTTCAGCTTTCCGTCGCAGCAGaagtttgtgttttttttttttaagcaagcATAAGCAAGGCAACAAACACAATGCTAGGGAAACATCCTTCTGTGTTTTTATCCTCTAAAGTGGACCAGGTCTCTGAAGCATCTTTGGATATGCCCCACTTCTCTGCTTGCCCACCAAGCAATTTTTTGGCAGTTAATGCTCATCATCATCCTCTGTCACAGCAGAACCTGATGTCTCCAAAATGAGACCGTCTTATCCGCCGTTCATTATCTTTGAGATTGATTCCGGTCCGCGTGATGGACGGTGGATGTGTATTCAACTCTCCAGCTCACCATTGTACACCATCAATCTATGGAGATTTGTATGCTTGTAGAATGAAGAAAATTCATAGTGTTTACCCCCCCAACCTTCAATTTGGAGCATGGAGGTTGGAAGCTTCTTCTTGGAATCTTCCTCCTTACCAAAAGCATAATGTTGCTTCCATACATGTTCATTCTCTTAAATAAGAACTTAAAATACATTTGACCAAGCCAATTAAAGGCCCTAGGTTGTAGCGTTGTTTGATGTAGTACTATCATTTAAGATATTATCttaaaaatcaaaagtaaaaaaatatatatattatatctacaCTTTATTATAAAGTGTACATTTTACATCCCATCATCTTTTCGAGCTTCTactattagaaaaaaaaggactaaattacataaaattttcatgtcaatacctgcttttttattttcctctctcccgtcatttaaaaacctaaattttgtccccttataaaataaaaaatattcacagagagGTATGGggtgaactgtgatgacaaaatgaccaatttgtccctcaccattttcgtcttctccctcatctCGCTCATTCGCCGCTTCCTCTCTTCCATTTTTCGCACCTCGATCAGTCAGAGTTTGTCTCCATTTTCTTCCTCGCCTGCTCCTCTTCTCCTCATGCCCCCTCGTCGTCTCTtcatttcggcgacagtagtaAGGAAATCGAGGCGGGAGTAAATCGAGAAAATCGAGACGAGCAAGGACAAGGGTGGGGTGGGCGGGGGcgaggcagcggaggagggcGGGTCGGCGAGGCATAGAGGGCGAGGCAATATAAGAGAAGGCTGAgagtatttttggtataaaaaatatataataatattttataaatggaatcctaacggatcactaacggcaGAGagtgaaatgaatatttttcatttttacaaGAGGgctaaagtgtaggtttttaaatgacaggaaagaaaatgaaagagcaaatattgacaattttatatattgcaGGTAAAGTCCGGCTACAATGCTATCAACGCCATCAAGTATTTGacactatcaagtttttcatcGTTAGTTTTAcctctttgaccatttctaccatttaaatcatattatttcacCAAACATCCATTAAACAAGGTactagcaaatttttttttgttagtgataataataataataataataataagtctCAATTTTGAATGTGTATATAGGTTGGGTGGACACATGTGTAATTAAGAAGGGACTGAGAAATTGAGACTCCCCAGCACAAGCCCATGCTGAAGAAATTGTCAATGCGGAAATTATTGACCGAGTTGAGTGGGTCAAATCAAATGTCAACTGCAATTTTCAATCCATGCAACTTGTCTACCAATTTGCATGTTAGCCACATATGACCacataataaaattagattaaaaaaattaattttttaaaaaaatttatatatttgcttCTAAGCTATCGGAAATTTTCGGTATGATTGTAGAATGTAAATGTATACGGTGGTCGGGACACTgcagttattaataatttattaaaaaaaatatcatatttattttcgtacgtatTATTGTGTTTCGAAATCTATTTTATCTGATATCCTCAGATAGGTCTCAATATCAAATTAAGCCAGAGGTTCAAGTGGGACTAGTTTGGACGTAGTTCCAACCATTATAATTAAACGCTCTTGTGCAATTCAATTTGGATTCAAATGTATTAAATCAAACACCAAATTTAGAGCATCGTGCAGAATCATTTATATGaagagaataataatataaatgcTGTGCACAAATTTTAAAGCAGCAAATAAAGGCATTTTGTTATTCCGAGTGAAAAAATCAAAACgcccaaaattcaaaaaataaaataaaataaaatacatccaTTCTCTCTCCCACCTGTAGCAGTctctacttattttttatttacaacaaaaaaaaaatttattattacataatctaaaaaataaaataataataataataataataataaattaaaaaacaacaacaacaacaacaaaatttaCAACATTTCAATTACACCAAATCCTCCCaactatatatttcaaattcaaattttgaaattcaaaattcaaaatttaaatttaaaacggGTGGTGGTGGGTTCGTGCGGCGAAGAAGCCGAAGAGCTCTTGGCGATACGGCAAGAAGGAGCGCCTCCCGCGgtctccgcctccgcccccgCCCTTCGCGTAGTATAGTTTGTGGGCGGTGACCATGTCCATCTCCTTCACCACCTTCGTCCCCTTCttcttagggttagggttagggtttggggatGGGTTGGGGGATGGGTTGGGGTTCGGGGGGGAGGATAGGAAGAGGAACTTGTCCTTACCGTCGCTGCTGCTCCGCCCCACGACGAGGTCGCGGATCCGCCACCGCCGCGCtggggacgacgacgacgaccccgTCGACGCGCTCTTCTTCGCCCACCGCTCCGGCGACTGCGGCGCCGATCTCGGCGCCCACGCGCAGAACCCCCCATcctccgcctccgacgacgacgacgaggagagCGACCCCGatctcgccgccgccgcggcggagctcggcggaggcggcgggggaTCGGCAGCGGGGGGGAGGAGGTCTAAGTTGAAGAGGGGGTAGGAGGGGAGGATCCGGCCGCCGGAGAAGAGCTCGTCGGCGGTGATCCCCGGCCCCGGATCCGGCGCCGCCGTGGCGACCGCGAACTCgaaatcatcatcatcatcatcatctccgtCCACTTCACGATCTacggcggaggcggagaggCGATCGCCGGGTGCGACTCCGAAGCTGGGGAGGTTCATGAGGTGcggcttcttctcctcctcctccctctcctccattAATGCCTCTTCAAGCTCAATTCTCtgcatcttcttcctcctcgctCTGGTTTTCTAGGATTTCGAGGGAAGCTCGTCCGTGATTTATAACGATTAGGTGAAAATGCACGTAGACCCCCCTCACCTATATTCTCCTCTCAAATCAGTCCTTAACACAGGTACTAGATTGTTAAATAGGGATTAAACAGGGACTAGCTATACATTTTTACACACCCCTCATACGTTGTGGCACGAGGGCGTCTTACGAACCCACGGTTGAGGTTCCGTTACTTTCCTTGTGGAGCAAGTACGCGCTCACCACAGCAAGCACGTGAGTCCCACGTGCCAAAAAATACACGAGAGTTTCCAGAAGGTCAAATCAGGGGAACTCCTACACGTGTGAAAAGCGCTTCGTTGGAACGCAACTACCAATCACTCTCAATGATTGAACggtaaatttagatttagattttttttttttttagataagaAACGGTTTGGTTTCacgtaaataaattttacgctctttaatattttatttataaaaaataataataatattttgttatgatggtttggttgaatatatatatatatatatatatatatatatatatatatatatagttgagctggaatgctatcggtagcaagcgggctccgttgccatccatttgttttcgatgatggagctttcaaatcgacgatcggcccgttgaaaatgatctatatcacttgaagtatctagaaatcaaatttcaaatctttttgacatcatttaccgaatgatcaaagggtttcaaaattagtaattttaatggttgatatgagtggttttctcgtttaacagtgtaaagctatccaaatcaattaaattttggttagaaaattttttaaactatttagaacaagatctatactctcgatcatgattacaaaatttctatcatcactttttagaggatattcattttcagccattcatttttacgcccacttgatggacaagaaaataatatcggaaaagtatgaaatttgatttctagatacttcaagtagtatagattatttttcaacggtgccgatcgcaATTTAGAGGCTCTCCATCGATTGAATAACAATGGGTTGCAGACGGAGCCCTTTGCTACCGATAGTTTCCAGCTtcactctattatatatattactatatatattatatatatatatatatatatattaaaactaaattatagaaaatttttctgtcaatatcgttttttcatttttttctatgctcattcaaaaacctacactttgcactcttaaaaataaaatatattacttcGCCTTCGCCATCAATATaccgttaggattccgtttatattttatttttatattccaaAATATCCATAAAATTCTCATCATGCTCATCACACATGCCCTCGCGCCGTGCTGCCTCGCCTTGCCCATCCCTCTATCTATACTCAGATCACAcgtcctcgccctcctccactgccgaGATAAACAAGATTGGAggggagaagatgaagaatataaggacaatttgatcattttgtcacACCGTAACATCCTATGAACATTTTTCAACTTTAAGGAGACACAAAGTGTAAGTTTTTGAATGATAGGAGTAAAAAAACGGTATTGAaccctatgcttttaaaagttaCCAAGTCatttgtgcttgtaagttttcggcccttggattaaaggatgtgcggttaggatgatgtgggcctttagggttgagtgcggttagttgaatagtataatctaacgggtaaaaatgatcaagatatatatctaacGATAAAAGAACTTACAAACACCAATGcttgtacttttacaagcactaagCGGActctaataatataatacatattatatgtcatttagataataaaaaattattatatatatattttttattgatatataataattatcattatacatatatagtatattttataaataaaatatatttaaatatatcaaatataatataatatatataatagtatatataatatttaaactataaaataaattagtacatatttataaataatatttataaataaaatatttttacatgtgtatttatattaaaaataatattatatatatatatatatatatatatatatatatatatatatatatatatatatatatataattgagctcctatgcttttaaaagtaccaagtcattagtgcttgtaagttttcggcccttggattaaaggatgtacggttaggatgatgtgggccccttagggttgagtgggtggttagttgaatagtataatctaacgggtaaaaatgatcaaaggtatagatttaacggtaaaaaatatgagtgatagagagaaaaaggtggACGAGGTGGAGCAGACCTTGTGGACCGCGTGCTATAGCTCTCCAACGCGGCGTGCCCAACGCCGCGTGTTTCTATTTTCCGCTTGCTTCGAGCGGAAAAccaaaattttccttttccttaccatctgtaactttttttttttttttcgagaagaTGTTTTTTTTGCGAGCAACCTAACACCAAAATGTTACTTTTCAaccgaaaaaaaatttcaggatGAATCTACAAGAAACCACCCACACCCTAAGAAGCTGCGTAAAACGCGTTAGTTGCTGAGAAAatgtatgataaaaaaatagtaataacatGTCATGTAGATCACACTGAGatttaaatcacatataaattttattctatcaaaaatagaaaaaaaaaattgtatacttttaagtttgctttttttttttaattaataatgctaTACATTTTTCAATACCAAATGAGTCATAATGGTGGAGGCGTGATTTACTCTAATACCAATTATATAACTCAAGATCTAatatagaacaaaataatatggaaaAGAGATATcggaggaggaagaaaaaaattaaactaatactttattaacaaaaagtaattaattacatCGTGGGCGACACTCTCAGCCTTATGCAATCATGTCTACTGTGacttattcatctaattaatccaCGTCTAACTATATATACCTATCCAAgtcataacagatgataaatccaACGTTTATTTTGAATAATTACGAATCCTAATCgtaatcaaataaataatttaaacttatctctaactatattttagttaagtttggattattattctaACAACAAAGACAAAATAATAGTATTGCTGTGAGTGCGCGTGCTAATTTGGCTGCTTATGCGAATAGCAGGAGCCATCTGAAAGGGAATTTGGAGAGTAAAACAAATTTGATGGAATCAAACAACCCTATCAGAGTGGAATTCTCGAATCGGatttagagatgtcaacgggtcggattcggggcgaatttttaaaaactcgaacccgaacccgattccaaacccgagacccgaacccgaacccgaacccgaacccgacggattttaaaaatccatatccaaacccgaacccaaacccgaacccgaaaatttgaacccgaacccgaaaatttgaatccgaaacaattatttttttttcaatatttcaaaatatattatattaaatttaaatttttaaaatacaaattcaaatataacattaaatttttatatatatattatatataatacaaaataaattcggattcgggccggttcgggttcgggtcgtgtacaatcaaaatccatatccgaatccatatccgtcgggtttttattttttaaatccatatccaaatccatatccatatccatcggatatatccgtttcattcgggttcaggttcggataaaatttcgggtatccatatcCACTGACATCCCTAATCAGATTAGATTGTGACTCTCATGAAATTTGGAATAGTTCTATATAAGGTATAATAGGACAAAAAACTTTTTAATCCGACTATAATATTATGGGTAGTAGTTAGACTCGAGAGCTAAGAATGTTGAGCGTGCTAAGACTTTGAATCTTTAGTGCCAAACATGCTCTTCTAATAATACGGGTGGATTTGAATCGGAGAACGACGACACAGAACTCGATTTAAACTTGAATTTTAGTgtaattcttcttttttaggTTTGCACTTCAATTTCCTAACTACTTAATGTGATAAATTTTGTTCCCCTTTATTTTGTAgtaataaaagttataataataCACAGTAGTAAATAATCTGTTTGCAGATGAATGATGCTTTGAATTTTATGAATAACCTACACTTTCTTtgaggccaaaaaaaaaaaggaataattacctatatacccctcaaaatttcataaatattttatttatctctatttttttttctttctaatataccccctcatatgttcctccgttattccaaaatttCTCTGCAATtaccatccgttaagttaacttaggttcaacgtgagttaaatatctactagagtgaaaaaaaaataaaataaaatacctcttttatccttaacttaaggaaaaataagaaataatggtgatggtagaagggtatgtttgaaaagactaaaaatcaaaatgtttttgtacccctaacttaagagcaaataagaaaagtcggtgatggtaaaatggtatatatttaaaagggcaaaatagtaattttatagagataacggATATTGCTAACAGTTTATTAACATAATTCAattctaggggtatatttgaaataggttggaatataaaaaaaaaagaagatattttcaatattagccttctaaaagagataaattagaaagtcaaAAACTTTTCAGAGATGTATAAGCAATTGAGCCCCCAAAAAATAATGGAATTTAATGAACTTCAAATATCTACAATTAACATTTTTTGGGTAATATATGGCTTTTCAGTCTCTCTTAATAAGGTTGTTAGATTTTATCTGAAATACTAGATCCATTAACCGTAATATCggattgataagaaaaaaaatagtttagtaatatatatgagaaaataaaataatacaaagtagaaaaacaaaaataaatctaaaatatagtGTAGAGATTGATAGATGTCtttgaaaaaagaattaatacaACATAGTAAATGAAAAAAGCACTAAAGTGTTATCTACTATGTATAGTACTGTTGACTAACtcatatcaaataaattaaaaagttggacagtaaaattagaattttgaaggTTGGATCGTGAACTCAAATAGTTTATAGTTGAGCTAAGTTCTGTATGTTTTaaccaataaaaattaaaaaataaaagagaaaatttgaGATTTCAAGCTCGTTAGAACTCTTTATAACCCTAATGGGCCGGGCCGTCGGCCCAATAACCAATAACCCAATTAAATGACGAGCCCACGACTTTGATTGCTTGTATGGAGTTATAACTACATATAGATTCAAATTTAGTATCTGGTTTGATGTATTTGAATTCGACTGCTGCAGATGGAACTGTATGCAAAGGTTCAACTTCAGTAGTTGGAACTACGCCCGATTTGTCACAGTTCCGATCATAGCAGTTGGAGAGTggttttaaacaaaaaatacgATTACACAATAATTGGCAAGAGaatctttaaataaaagataagtttattttcctaataattttttaattaaatttttttaaaaaatttctcctAATCTCGCCACAATATATATAAGGTGATGAAGTACACTTCTCAAGTACatataatcaaacaaattatttataattatagtgCTTTATACTACATCCAAGatgaaattattatatttttaactacattaggctgtatttttaattacatccaaccaaatcgCCCTTGTAGAGAGCTGATATGTACGATGGAATATAAAAAGTGATATAGTAGGCGAAAATAAAATTGCAATAACCATCACTGTTTAGCATGGCTAATTGATGTTGATTATctataaatattaaagaaatattttaattcttacgcttttaaaagttttaaaattacgaatttatttatgcaaaaaattaattatcaaaacGTTTTAAACTTAATTCTtgtgaatcctagttgattgacgtttctagctaagtttatttctagctaagtttatttctaaataaaataaacaaagcggatNtctttctcaaaaaaaaaaaaaaaaataggatttaaaatttatagttttaaaaaaatttgaataaaaagatataataaattaaagtttgaggatatAAGTGTTGTGCGTCTTTTAAGTTTGCAAAAGAAAAGTACAAATTAGCCGACTAAAATAAAACCAatgaataattaattgttatattttaaaatggtACGTAAAAAAGATGCTAATAAATCTCGAgggagtaaattaaaatttatccttTAAAATATTCTACAATGCCTTGGAATCAATGGAAACGTGATATAATTAAATGAGGCACATTTTTTAGTCAAACAAGTATTTTGTCTTTTCCACTCCGAGATCTGTGTCtctgaagaaaacaaaaaacaaaaaaaattaaaaaaaataaaaactggtCAATGTATCAGAACACAGTAATTGTTACTGATCCCAAAGTGACTCTTCCatctactattattattatatatctataataaTAGGGTAAACtcataactattattattattattattattattattattattttttgtcttCGTCCTGTTCTAAGCCTGAGCTGTCTCACCCATATAGCTTAGTTCATTTTTCCAATGAATAAAATGGGTAACATACTATCTTTTTCGCAAAAAAAATGATAGGATAAACTTTCATTGTGCCCCTTCTAGTTTGAGgggtttttttatttgtttgttcgtaaactaattttaaaattaaatgtcAGTGAAACTAatatttagatcaaagttattttTTCTCAATGGTTTGTTTGACAAAAAGTCAataaattcactgtaatttattaccactcatttgttttcaatgatggagcctccaaatcgacgttCAGcactattaaatattatttatactatttgaagtatctagaaatcaaattttatattttttcgatattgttatctagtccatcaagtgggcgtaaaaatgaatggctaaaaataaatatccttcaaaaagtgatgattgaaattttgtaatctttGGAACGTAATATCACAAACCCCCGGCGCCTCTACAAGAACTAAAGGTTTAACCAAGCTAGCGGCTATTTGGTGGGTCCTCTGGACCGAGCGAAATAGTTTTGTTTTTAGTTCGAATCTTCCCAACGTCGTCAAAGCCTCGGACAGAGCTTCTACCTTGTTTAGCTCTTGGATCACGCTCCCGTTACCCGTCAACTGGCTACCTCCCTCTAatcttctctcttccttttttcctttcttagtTGCTTCTCTTTCGTTTTTATATTCGTTTTTATATTTTCGGTTTGGTTTTTTGTCGAGGAAGCCTAAGCTGTTTTCACcttgtacgcttagttcatttatcctattgaatgaagcagctagcgtgctacctttctctcaaaaaaagaaattttgtaatcacgatcgagaggatagatcttgttctaaatagttaaaaaaaatttctaaccaaaattcaattaatttggatagttttacaccgttaaacaagaaaacgtctcatatatctaccattaaaattacaaattttaaaaccttttgatcattaggttaatgatgtcgaaaaaaattgaaatttaatttttaaatatttctagtggtatagatcatatttaacgatgctgatcatcgatttgaaggctccatcataaaaaataaatggtgaTAACAAAGCCCGtctgctaccgatagcattccagcttgTTTCATATaatagcttctctctctctctttctctctctctctctctctctatattacccttaaatttattctattgattattttcatccgttagatcatattattcaaccaactactcactcaaccctaaagaaCCACTATTATTCGAAGTGAGGACTacaatcatcctaaccacacatcccatcgatcaacggttaaaaatttatgagtacaagaagatctatactcataagagcatAGTAACCccagcctctatatatatatatatatatatatatatccatttcTTATTCTGCCATTTGCACAGTTTCTCTTTCTCTggctctctcgctctccccaaaatcttaaattctaaaccctaaatccgaAAACTCGGTGAATATTGAGACGGGATCAATGGCTGCCAATGCCGCCCCGCTGCACGTGTTCTTCCTCCCGTTCCCGGCGGCAGGCCACTCCATCCCGATGCTCAACGTCGCCGCCCTCTTCACGTCCCGCGGCGCCACCTCCaccgtcgtcctcctccgcgccAACGACGATTCCGCCGATTCCACATCGAATTCTAATCGCTGCGGCGGCGGTGA encodes:
- the LOC109716044 gene encoding uncharacterized protein LOC109716044 — its product is MQRIELEEALMEEREEEEKKPHLMNLPSFGVAPGDRLSASAVDREVDGDDDDDDDFEFAVATAAPDPGPGITADELFSGGRILPSYPLFNLDLLPPAADPPPPPPSSAAAAARSGSLSSSSSSEAEDGGFCAWAPRSAPQSPERWAKKSASTGSSSSSPARRWRIRDLVVGRSSSDGKDKFLFLSSPPNPNPSPNPSPNPNPNPKKKGTKVVKEMDMVTAHKLYYAKGGGGGGDRGRRSFLPYRQELFGFFAARTHHHPF